The Plasmodium gaboni strain SY75 chromosome 3, whole genome shotgun sequence genome includes the window aaataatttaattaaaaaaattaaataatataaaaattaacaCGACATTTATGTGGAtacataaattatatatatattatatgtatatattatatatatatatatattatatatttataatgtaACTTATTTTCtatcattttgtttttcttataaacatatacttattattataaagTCACATAACAACGgttaataatattttcttcttattatattcttatttttaatcacacgtatttcttttttatattttttcacTTGAACTAGctattttaatatttagaaatatatatatatatatatatatatatatgtagctatatttaaaaaaaaaaaaaaaaattatgaacagttcaggtttttttttttttttttttttttttttctacCTTCAAAGGATAAGCAAAATATAATAGATAGGTCTAAAATAATTTAACATATTAATAGACAGAAGaaggaaaatataaaaaagaatttgcatatatttaaaaaaaattatgttaaaaacaaaacattttaaaaaagaagaaaaaaaataaaaaaataaaattaaatatttttaaatatatatatgtttgtgtgtatataatatattattagacatatatatttttttttttacatttattatatttaaatataatacaacCCAAACAAATAACAAATAGAAATATTCAGAATTGTTATATTGTTTTTCAATATGGGAGGAAGTCTATGCATTTTTCAACGCCaggtttttttttatttttcattataaatatttgtaGTACTTTTCAAATTTGTCataatgaataaatatatatgtatatatatatatttttttttttttttttttttctctatGTAGAAATATGATGATATGGTTAaaggtaaaaaaaaaagtgtAGGTAGGACATCAAACAAATTCGAAAATGTTGAGAATAAgaacaataatattttaaataatgataatgtggaaagtataaataatataaattcaGAACAAGACTATTCAGACATGGATTCTTTTTCAAgtgatgaaaatataaaaagaaataaagaagaaataaatatagataaatataatcaaatagaaaattttgattattttgataattttgaaaaagtaaaaaattacaataaaacaaatataaatatatatagaagaTATATGAGTACTCCTAATTTGACAAGAAAAAAGACAATgcttataaaaaaaaataaatcttTTCCTTGTTCTCATACATGTTATGACTATCTTAATAATACATTGAAAGGAACACATTTTACATATACACATGAATTGCATAGTGGACCAAAATATGTAATAGATTCAACAGTATCAGAAAAATCCTTTTTAGAAACAAGCCAAATTGTATCAAATTCTTGTACCAATCAGTCAATGGGTTCTTTCAAATTTGACGAATGGTAAGAATATCAtaaatagatatataaaataaatatttcatcttattattatgtatatgtatatatatatatatatatatttttttttttttctttgcAGTAATGGATATTCATCTTCCTCCTTTAAATTCAACCAATCAAACGAAGACGATGGAACTAAGAGCATCAGACTTGTCATAGAAAACgaaacaaataataacgagataaaagaatataacaaaattataaaaacatcACATTCGTTATACTGcttaaatgataattttaataaaacaaaaaaattcaaaattaaaaaaagcaactctacatattttaatgataaaaatatttctttatgTTTTTAAAGTGTATCACATTATAATATCAAATTATaagttttaaaaaaaatatatatatagatatataattatatatgaatagataaatatatacatatatatataaatataaatatattcgTGTGTATAACTTAACATCTACTTTCTTGGATTATCACCTGATTCGTGACTTGGTCCTTGTTTAGAATATTCTTTAactataaaaaataaaataaataaataaatatatatatatatatatatacattcatgtgatatttaaaaaattccatatatatatttctatttatttatattgacttacatattttttgaCTAAAATTTGGATGTAACGAATTCAAGAACATAGACTgattaatataatttttattaattttattttttttgttatattttttttcttcttctatAAATGACTGtatattttcattcatACAAGAATTCAATAAATGATTTTCagaagaattatttttataattatttaaaaagttTGAAATAGATTCTAtgttattaaaatttatttgttcTAATAAATTTGTGTTATCcttatttaataaatttatttcttGTACTTGTTgatcattttttaaattatttaaaaattctTGTTCATagttttttatatcattatatatagaattgagtgaaatattatttttttgtttgtcAGAATTTTCTTGAGCCTTTTGAAAATctgaaaaattattatcaaagaaattattttcttcaaaaGGGGGTTgtttatttgtattattatcatcagTTGTATTTATGTCTTTgtttgttttattattatctgTATGTAAATCAATTGGGGATTCGTTTTCACttgttaattttttatgactattattcttttcatCCTCAACATTATTTAGgtcatttttttcttcatcatctatatgttctttatttaaattatttatatgtttattatttatatcgtttgtattttctttatttaaatgatttatatgtttattatttatatcgtttgtattttctttattttcattcACATTCtcaataattatatttccTTTATCCTTTTCATgttcattattttctttctGTATTTCAGAATTTATATTGTCGTGTTCATTTGATTGAATTTGTTCTAGctcattttcttcatcttttttttttttattaatcCTTTTAATATGTTTTGAATACCCATTTTTCTGTGTACTATTATATAAGatttaaaattatgaaaaattttatgtggcattttgttataattgcttttattgttataaataagaaaataaaatgttaCAATATAATCTTGAATAATACGAAGTTTCTGACAAGCCAAACTAAAGAAATAGATGATGAACAGATTCTTTCAAAGGTAGAAAGATTGGAAcaagatgaaaaaaaaaacaaaaaatataaacagGGAGAAAGAattaaagaagaaaataaaaatacgAATCCATTAGAACTGGttaagaattttttttttaaaaatacaattgaagaaaaaaataagttatatttaaaagatgCTATAAGTGATATTAATTTAGATAGTTTTACATATcttcataataaaaatggaGACGATTcattaaatgataatataaatgatcataaatattataataatagaaaaCAAAAcgataatgatgataataaaagagattataatgatgataataaaagagattataatgatgataataaaagagattataatgataataataaaagagattataatgataataataataaaagagattataatgataataataaaagagattataataataataaaagagattataataataataataataatagagattataataatgataagaatgattataataaacattacacaaattataataacagtgaatataataatgaggagaattataatgattataacaatgaagaaaattataatgattataacaatgaagaatattataataataataataataataaaatagaatatgaaaatgaaaaacaatatgagaataaaaaagaagTAGATAGAAAGAAAATGTTCAAACTTGCCATCGAATTAAAAAATGGctccaaaaaaaaaaaaaaaaatattaataaatgtatagaaatttttcaaaatttaATAACTGACAAGaatgataaaataacaCGTTCTTCTTGTTATGAATtaggaaaaatatatttttttggatataaaaattatttcttttcatataaaagaaatataaacTTAAGTTTGTATTATCTAGAAAAAGCTGCTATGATGAAAAATCCAGCAGCTTTACACTTTTTAagttttatttatttttttgattttcataaaatagaacaaaataataaaagtaaccaaaaaaaaaatattcaaaatgTGCATAATTTAcaacaaaatgaaaattttattaaaaaatcCATCGAATATGAAATGATCGCAGCGTCACTCAATTACATCCCTTCCATTTTAACACTCGCATATAAATTCTTATATGGTATTAATATGAAACAAAACTGCTACAAATCtaagaaattatataaaactGTTGCTGAAAATGTTATGAACTCGgattatattaatatcCCACTTTCAGAACTAGATTTACTAAACGGagaaaatttaaatatacataatgaaattaacaacatgaaaaataatgaagaagaaattCTTGAATTCTTAAATGAACAAATTAAAGGAGGTGATGTAATGGCCATGTATGACCttggaaaaaaatataaagaagaaaaaaactTTAAACAAGctttcaaatatattaatgaagcttcgaaaaaaaataatctACTAGCCCTAAAAGAATTGggaattatttatttgtatgGCTATGGAGTTCAGAAGGACATAAACAAAAGTATAGAAAACTTTTCAAAGGTaaacacaaaaaaataaaataaaaaataaaatgaaatgaaataaaaaggaatataaaaaaatataaaaaaatataaacaaatataaaaaaatataaacaaatataaagaaatataaaaaaatataaagaaatataaaaaaatgaaatgaaataaaaaggaatataaaaaaatataaacaaatataaaaaaatataaaaaaatgaaatgaaataaaaaggaatataaaaaaatataaacaaatataaaaaaatataaagaaaatgtCTTACAATGGGTATATGCTTGTTGGGATGTTTTTATGTATCcaatattttatatatttttttactaACCACTTATAATTTATGCACCATTCATAAATTGCATTCTTCgttcataattttttttatgcactgttcataattttttcatgtattgttcataatttttttatgcaccgttcataattttttcatatatcgttcatattttattattttattttattttttatgtttgCATTTTATATAGGCTGCGGAAGCTGGTGATGTCGAATCCAAATGTTATTTAGGgtacatttattatttcatcGATGGGTATAAAGATTTAGAGTTGTCATTAAAATACTTGATTGAAGCAGCTAGCCACGATTATGGAGAagctttttttttcttggCAGAAATTATTTTGGACATATCAATGAGAAAGCAATACATATCTGATTATGTGTATGAAGTGgtatttaaattatatgagCATTCTGCTGATTTGGGTTATGTTCAGGCATATTTCAGAGAAGCTCAATTGTATGAAATTGGGAAGGGTGTTAAGCAGTCTTGTTTGAATGCAACATTgtcatataaatttatagCTGAAAGTACTTTATGGATAAATAACATAAGACAAGGTTATTTTAAAATGAGcaaaaatacatataaatataaatataaatatatatatatatatgtatatattttttatttatttgtttattttttttttttttttccacCTTTAGGCATGGATTATTATCTTGATAAGGATTACTTGAAAGCGTTTTATACATATGCTTTGGCATCATATGAGGGATATGAAATTGCTCagaataatttaatatatatttataggACAAACAAATTGAATAACATTATAAATCCAAGGAAAATTATGTTGgtattaaatttattatataagCAAGGAAATTATAAGGCTTTATATGAAATGGGagaaatatataaggaACAAAATAAAGAGGAATTGTCTGTATCATATTATAAGTTAGGTTTAAAAAAAGGTGATTTGAGAAACTTATTACCCTTATCAATGTATTATGAAAAGCATAAGGACCATGATAGGTAATCTTATAaaatttgttatatatatatgttatatgtatgtatatatatatatatatatatatatatatatatatatatatatctatttatatttatttatttgtgtGCGTGCTAGCATAATGTTGTGTTgtcatattatatatataatataatgttttatttttatttttatttttaggGCCTTGAAATATATCAACTACTTCATAAAACAAAGAAATAGAGAGAAAGAAATTAGCAACACAAAACTggagaaaataaaaaatgttctTGATAGCACGTTGTTATATTTTcgtaaatataaattattttttaaaaacttgtataattttaaacaaaaaaataaagtgCAATGAATGcaataaaaattaaaaatgttaagtaaatataaataaataaatatatatatatatatatatatatatatataactcATATTTGTGATACAACAGTTATGTTTACTCGAATCAcctttatttatttttctgtttatattatatatgtatgtatttttttttttttttttatttttttttcattttttaaaaaaaatattccaTTTGAATAAGAActtatattaatttatttattctttaattcatttttaaattaaaaaatattttatacataaataatatattgttataaaaaaaaaaaaaaaaaaaggcaaactaagaaaaaaatatgataagAGAAAATAAGAGAAGAATGTTATTCGTGTATTATGTCAATCTATTTCTGTTTGATTATAATTTTCCTTTGATGTTTCCATTTCACATGGAGCATACACATAACTATGATCTGTGTAattaacattattattattgatatgtacaatatctttatttattttattttcttctatatTAGATACATTATTGTTGGTTTGattatttattgttttttgttcttcctcatttgaaatattttttatattttttgaaatgtttaaaatatctttatatGGAAATTTGATAAGAGAATAAAAATTAgacattttttttttatcataataattatatggAAATTGTGgatattcataataaaataaatttgGATATTCATCATAATGTAGAgcatcttttttttttttcaattcttcaatattattagaagaattaatatttatattttcatcttttgatatatgaattttatTAACTAGCCATTCACAATctatatcattttttaaaatatcttgaacttttttattatgtaataCTTCTTGTGGTATGTATgttatatttgtattataattttcttgAATTAAAAACTTGGCCcattcatataaaatacatttCATGTTCTCTTTCTttaatattcttatttcttcatttttaaatactTGAAACCTTTTCAACAACAAATCTTGTAACTCCAAATACTTTAAATTGGCTAGCATCAAAAAATGAGCCTTTGACCGAAAcattatgaaatatatatatatataaaagaataaggaaaaaaaaaaaaaaaaaaaaaaatgaatatttcAAAATGTGAAAAATTTGAAAGGTATCAAATTATATGtgacaaaaaaaaggtaCACATAAATGTAAGGTTTGATATCTctgttattatatatatatatatataatatgtcATATAACTTTGTTAGGTtgataaataattttctaTCATTTCTAAGAACAGCCATGAGAATATTCCACTCAGATCGATCCCAAAAACATTCGGGATAATTTTctatacaaaaaaaaaaaaaaaatatattctcatatatataatagacatgttaatatatatatatatatatatatatatatatatatatatatatatgtgtgtcATTTGGAAGGGTCTCCCTTTATTCTTATTAggtaaatattttcattttcattttcatttttttattttcatagTTACATGGAAGAATTGtacataattatttgtaaaagtgaatataaaaacaaagGGATTTAAATGAGGGTTAATCTGAGGCAGCCATTCCAACAAGcatcttatatatattataaatttgtaaatcctcaaaaaataaaaatataaaaatatatatatatatatatatatatgaagaaaaaacGTGCTTAGTCAATACATCAATTTTATCACATTTACATttctgtttttttttttttatataaatcttttatattaccTTACAAAATGNNNNNNNNNNNNNNNNNNNNNNNNNNNNNNNNNNNNNNNNNNNNNNNNNNNNNNNNATAAGAAGAAActgaaaaaataaaatcacacaaaatatatatatatatatatatgtatatattatatatatgtatatattatatatatgtatatatttatatatatgtatatatttatatatatttccaattattttttatttttattttatactTTATTATGGGGGATACATACGATGAAGCAACCAAATTTAATTTGAAGGCGCTCTTATTTGTTAGTACACCctataataataaaaaaataaaataaaataataaaaaataaatatatttttatatacatatgtatatgtttatatttgttGTGATATTCTATTAATCCTTTCTTTACACACCCTTATATCctcttttaaaaaaatatttctcTGAATATTCTTCTTAATAGccttattattaattatactactattcct containing:
- a CDS encoding hypothetical protein (conserved Plasmodium protein, unknown function); translation: NNKHINHLNKENTNDINNKHINNLNKEHIDDEEKNDLNNVEDEKNNSHKKLTSENESPIDLHTDNNKTNKDINTTDDNNTNKQPPFEENNFFDNNFSDFQKAQENSDKQKNNISLNSIYNDIKNYEQEFLNNLKNDQQVQEINLLNKDNTNLLEQINFNNIESISNFLNNYKNNSSENHLLNSCMNENIQSFIEEEKKYNKKNKINKNYINQSMFLNSLHPNFSQKICKSIFKEYSKQGPSHESGDNPRK
- a CDS encoding putative ubiquitin-protein ligase, which encodes MKNFMWHFVIIAFIVINKKIKCYNIILNNTKFLTSQTKEIDDEQILSKVERLEQDEKKNKKYKQGERIKEENKNTNPLELVKNFFFKNTIEEKNKLYLKDAISDINLDSFTYLHNKNGDDSLNDNINDHKYYNNRKQNDNDDNKRDYNDDNKRDYNDDNKRDYNDNNKRDYNDNNNKRDYNDNNKRDYNNNKRDYNNNNNNRDYNNDKNDYNKHYTNYNNSEYNNEENYNDYNNEENYNDYNNEEYYNNNNNNKIEYENEKQYENKKEVDRKKMFKLAIELKNGSKKKKKNINKCIEIFQNLITDKNDKITRSSCYELGKIYFFGYKNYFFSYKRNINLSLYYLEKAAMMKNPAALHFLSFIYFFDFHKIEQNNKSNQKKNIQNVHNLQQNENFIKKSIEYEMIAASLNYIPSILTLAYKFLYGINMKQNCYKSKKLYKTVAENVMNSDYINIPLSELDLLNGENLNIHNEINNMKNNEEEILEFLNEQIKGGDVMAMYDLGKKYKEEKNFKQAFKYINEASKKNNLLALKELGIIYLYGYGVQKDINKSIENFSKAAEAGDVESKCYLGYIYYFIDGYKDLELSLKYLIEAASHDYGEAFFFLAEIILDISMRKQYISDYVYEVVFKLYEHSADLGYVQAYFREAQLYEIGKGVKQSCLNATLSYKFIAESTLWINNIRQGMDYYLDKDYLKAFYTYALASYEGYEIAQNNLIYIYRTNKLNNIINPRKIMLVLNLLYKQGNYKALYEMGEIYKEQNKEELSVSYYKLGLKKGDLRNLLPLSMYYEKHKDHDRALKYINYFIKQRNREKEISNTKLEKIKNVLDSTLLYFRKYKLFFKNLYNFKQKNKVQ
- a CDS encoding hypothetical protein (conserved Plasmodium protein, unknown function) yields the protein MFRSKAHFLMLANLKYLELQDLLLKRFQVFKNEEIRILKKENMKCILYEWAKFLIQENYNTNITYIPQEVLHNKKVQDILKNDIDCEWLVNKIHISKDENININSSNNIEELKKKKDALHYDEYPNLFYYEYPQFPYNYYDKKKMSNFYSLIKFPYKDILNISKNIKNISNEEEQKTINNQTNNNVSNIEENKINKDIVHINNNNVNYTDHSYVYAPCEMETSKENYNQTEID